The region GCCGCGATGCCGTCCTCGCCGCCGTAGTGCAGATGGGAGAGCTCGGTGCGGACCATGCCGACGACGAGGGTGTTGACCCGGACGTCGGGAGCCCACTCGACGGCCATCGAACGGGCCAGGTTCGCAAGGCCCGCCTTGGCCGCCCCGTACGCCGCCGACCCGGGCGAGGGCCGCGCCCCGCTCACGCTGCCGATCATCACGATCGATCCCCGGGCCCGCCTGAGGTGCTCGTACGCGGCGAGCGAGGCGGTCAGCGGCACGACGAGGTTCAGCTCGATCACGCGCGCGTGGCGCCCGGCGTCCGCCTCCGTCAGTGGCCGGTAGGGCGCGCCGCCCGCGTTGTTCACCAGCACGTCGAGCCGGGGCAGCGCGGCGAAGAAGGCGTGCACGGCGGCCGGGTCGCGGAGGTCCACCGGCACGAACTCCGTGCCCTCCAGCGGTACGTCGGGGGGCCTGCGGGCACAGACCACCACGTCCGCGCCCGCCTCGACGAACGCCCGGGCGATCCCGGCCCCCACCCCACGGGTGCCGCCCGTGACGACGACGATCCTGCCCCCGAGATCCAGGTTGTCCACAGGGCCTCCCGCCCGGATGCATTCACTGCTAGCTTCGAGAGTGCGCCTAACAAACGTTTGGTGGAATGGCTCTGAGGTGGAAAGGTAG is a window of Streptomyces sp. NBC_00271 DNA encoding:
- a CDS encoding SDR family oxidoreductase, whose protein sequence is MDLGGRIVVVTGGTRGVGAGIARAFVEAGADVVVCARRPPDVPLEGTEFVPVDLRDPAAVHAFFAALPRLDVLVNNAGGAPYRPLTEADAGRHARVIELNLVVPLTASLAAYEHLRRARGSIVMIGSVSGARPSPGSAAYGAAKAGLANLARSMAVEWAPDVRVNTLVVGMVRTELSHLHYGGEDGIAAVSRTVPLGRLADPSDIGGAAVFLASDAARYISGASLLVHGGGERPAFLDAATANKAGTSGTSGTFDTSGKED